Part of the Terriglobales bacterium genome is shown below.
TCGATCCGCAAATGGAGGCGGTCGAAGCCGACCCCATGCAGATGGAGCAGGTGCTGCTCAACCTGGCGCTGAACGCCCGCGACGCCATGCGTGGCGGCGGGCGCCTGGTGATCTCCACCGGGAACCTGCATCGGGAGGCCCAGGGCGGCCCGGAGTCGCTGCCCGCCGGGGACTACGTGAGCCTGGCGGTCACCGACACCGGCTGCGGCATGGATGCGGAAACGCGCGCCCATATTTTCGAACCCTTCTTCACCACCAAGCCGCCGGGCGAAGGCACGGGCCTGGGCCTGTGGACGGTGTACACCATCGTGCACCAGGCGGGGGGAGAGATCGAGGTGACGTCGGAGCTGGGGCAGGGGACGAGCATTCGCATCCTGCTGCCGCGGAGCGAGGCCGCCGAGCTGCCCGCTCCCGCGCTGGCGCCCGGGCGCAAGCAGGTCACCATCCTGCTGGTGGAGGACGAAGACGCCGTCCGCCGTTCGCTTCAGGAGACGCTGGAGCAGTACGGCTACCAGGTGCTGACCGCCCGGAACGGCCAGGAGGCCCTGGAAATCAGCCGCAAGTTCGAGGGGGAGGTGGAGTTGCTGATCGCCGATCTGGTGCTTCCCGGGATGAACGGCCGGGAGGTGGCGGAGGCGTTGCGGAAGCAGCGTCCGGGGTTGCGGGTGCTGTACATCTCCGGCTACGCGGATGCGGAGCGCACCGGCCCCATCGAAGCCCGCTTCTTCTGCCCTAAGCCGTTCACGGACGCGACCCTGGAGAGCAAGATACGCGAGCTGCTGGGTGCGGAAGCGGCGGCCGCCGGATAGGGACATCGAGCGCGAGGAGCAACATGGTGATGCAATCAGCACTGATTTCTCCCAGTCCGGGCGCGGCGCCGGTGGCCGAGCCCATGCGCCTGCTGATCGTGGACGACGAGCGCTCCATCC
Proteins encoded:
- a CDS encoding ATP-binding protein, with translation MNVIRFLSKQTGEGAPQAAELLSAVLDTAEDAVLVAEEASGLIYANRAAARLLGYSRAELEGKPLEEIAADLDGKRWTELWKQWKRPEPHVLETFCRRKDGSAVLAEATCSHLVVGAHSYHCVFLREAGRRHHLEEQLRQSQKMDAVGRLAAGVAHDFNNLLTAVMLYSGLLLNQLGPNSRLRGHADEIRMVSERGAALVGQLLMFSRQAATEPRSIHLNEAISGLLELLRQMLGENVELVTQLDPQMEAVEADPMQMEQVLLNLALNARDAMRGGGRLVISTGNLHREAQGGPESLPAGDYVSLAVTDTGCGMDAETRAHIFEPFFTTKPPGEGTGLGLWTVYTIVHQAGGEIEVTSELGQGTSIRILLPRSEAAELPAPALAPGRKQVTILLVEDEDAVRRSLQETLEQYGYQVLTARNGQEALEISRKFEGEVELLIADLVLPGMNGREVAEALRKQRPGLRVLYISGYADAERTGPIEARFFCPKPFTDATLESKIRELLGAEAAAAG